One genomic segment of Brassica napus cultivar Da-Ae chromosome A3, Da-Ae, whole genome shotgun sequence includes these proteins:
- the LOC106407809 gene encoding lysine-specific demethylase JMJ25 isoform X3, which produces MGSVSLEHYSLLMEKSLTYSWWTKKKRSFRLFKSKGSTSRRGDDEAWTSSKPAISRVYCRKRKHSVDDHDLALETNDKRSSKDVKRSDDDIMLSDWITRRRNTVENREEEVDAKSEDEDDCTILENQSSRKKFYRRQVELEEDLEWEKEVNLISKMKEASSRRRRKASNIPENDTECKERNPICHQCLKGARVTLLRCSECEDTMYCLQCTRKWYPELPEDDVVDKCPSCRKNCNCSRCLHLNGLIKTSNKELSISERRHHLQYLISLMLPFLKTISESQSEEIEIEAKVQGILPSEVDVNRAVSYCDERVYCDHCATSIVDLHRSCPKCSYELCLKCCQEIRQGSISERPEIKLHYVDKGYKYMHGLEMEPSSSSVSEEDEEAKPSPQWNAGANGSITCAPKALGGCGECTLKLQRILPRMRMSDLEQKAETLLASYIISLPRELNCKCSALETDMRRKAASRMRSSDNYLFCPDSIDVLKEEVLLHFQEHWAKGEPVIARNVLDSTPGLSWEPMVMWRALCDSSTSSSKIMSHVKAIDCLSQCEVDVNTRDFFEGYSKGRTYENFWPEMLKLKDWPPSDKFEDLLPRHCDEFISALPFQEYSDPRTGILNIAAKLPEALIKPDLGPKTYIAYGIPDELGRGDSVTKLHCDMSDAVNILTHTAEITLSQEQISAVKDIKQKHKEQNKFEERGYGVACSQEEEEMNMTEILSHEKDETGSALWDIFRREDVPKLEEYLRKHFKEFRHAYCCPVTKVYHPIHDQSCYLTVEHKRKLKAEFGIWIEPWTFVQKLGEAVFIPAGCPHQVRNLKSCTKVAVDFVSPENIKECLRLTEEFRQLPKNHKAREDKLEIKKMVIYAIEQALIELETLPEESKPMAQ; this is translated from the exons ATGGGCAGTGTGAGTTTGGAGCATTACAGTCTTCTGATGGAGAAATCTCTAACTTATTCTTGGTGGaccaagaagaagagaagttttAGATTGTTCAAGTCCAAAGGTTCTACCAGTAGGAGGGGAGATGATGAGGCCTGGACGAGCTCCAAGCCTGCGATATCGAGAGTCTATTGTAGGAAAAGGAAGCATTCCGTAGACGATCACGATTTGGCGCTTGAAACCAACGACAAAAGAAGCAGCAAAGATGTGAAACGCTCTGATGATGATATCATGCTAAGTGATTGGATTACTAGGCGGAGGAACACCGTGGAAAATAgggaagaagaagttgatgCTAAAtctgaagatgaggatgattgCACAATATTAGAGAATCAGAGTTCTAGAAAAAAGTTCTACAGACGCCAGGTAGAACTTGAAGAAGACCTGGAATGGGAAAAAGAAGTTAACCTGATTTCTAAGATGAAGGAGGCATCATCCCGACGAAGAAGGAAAGCTTCCAACATTCCTGAAAATGACACA GAGTGTAAGGAACGCAATCCAATTTGCCACCAGTGCTTGAAAGGGGCAAGGGTAACTCTTCTCAGATGCAGTGAATGTGAAGACACCATGTACTGTCTTCAATGTACAAGGAAATG GTATCCAGAGTTACCTGAGGATGATGTCGTTGACAAATGCCCTTCCTGCCGCAAAAACTGTAACTGCAGCAGATGCTTGCATTTGAATGGTTTAATCAAG ACATCGAACAAGGAACTCTCAATTTCTGAAAGACGCCATCATCTCCAATACTTGATTTCACTGATGCTTCCATTTCTGAAAACAATATCTGAATCCCAGAGTGAAGAGATTGAAATTGAGGCAAAAGTTCAAG GAATACTGCCATCTGAAGTTGATGTAAATAGGGCAGTAAGCTACTGTGATGAACGTGTATACTG TGATCATTGCGCAACTTCAATCGTTGACTTGCACCGGAGCTGCCCAAAGTGCTCTTACGAGCTTTGTCTGAAATGCTGCCAAGAGATTCGCCAAGGATCGATCTCTGAACGCCCTGAAATAAAGTTACACTATGTTGACAAAGGATACAAGTATATGCATGGTCTAGAAATGGAGCCGAGCTCCTCTTCTGTATCTGAGGAGGACGAAGAAGCTAAACCATCCCCCCAGTGGAATGCTGGCGCCAACGGAAGCATCACTTGTGCACCAAAAGCACTAGGTGGTTGCGGTGAATGTACGTTGAAGCTTCAGCGAATCTTACCGCGGATGCGGATGTCAGACTTGGAACAAAAGGCTGAGACTCTCTTGGCATCGTACATTATAAGCCTCCCTAGAGAATTGAACTGTAAGTGCTCTGCCTTGGAGACAGATATGAGAAGGAAAGCAGCTTCGAGGATGAGATCAAGCGACAACTACTTGTTCTGCCCTGATTCAATTGATGTCTTGAAGGAAGAAGTGCTTCTGCATTTCCAAGAGCATTGGGCAAAAGGTGAACCGGTAATCGCCAGGAACGTTCTTGATAGCACACCTGGTTTAAGCTGGGAGCCGATGGTTATGTGGCGAGCTTTATGCGATTCATCAACATCAAGTTCTAAGATCATGTCTCACGTCAAAGCAATTGATTGTTTATCTCAGTgtgag GTGGATGTGAACACTCGTGACTTCTTTGAAGGTTACAGCAAGGGAAGAACATATGAAAACTTCTGGCCTGAGATGTTGAAGCTAAAGGACTGGCCTCCTTCCGATAAATTTGAAGATCTTTTACCTCGCCACTGTGACGAGTTCATATCCGCATTACCTTTCCAAGAATATAGCGACCCTAGAACTGGGATTCTGAACATTGCAGCAAAGCTTCCTGAAGCACTCATCAAACCGGACCTGGGTCCTAAGACTTACATTGCCTATGGGATTCCGGACGAGCTCGGTAGAGGCGATTCCGTGACCAAGCTTCACTGTGATATGTCTGATGCGGTTAATATACTGACGCATACGGCTGAGATAACGTTAAGTCAAGAACAGATATCTGCAGTTAAAGATATAAAGCAGAAACACAAGGAACAGAACAAGTTCGAAGAACGTGGCTATGGTGTTGCATGTAgccaagaggaagaagaaatgaaCATGACAGAGATTCTAAGCCATGAAAAGGATGAAACGGGAAGTGCTCTTTGGGACATATTTAGGAGAGAAGATGTTCCCAAGTTGGAAGAGTATCTGAGAAAACATTTTAAAGAGTTTAGGCACGCTTATTGTTGCCCAGTCACAAAG GTTTATCATCCGATACATGACCAATCATGCTATTTAACCGTTGAGCATAAAAGAAAACTCAAGGCGGAGTTCGGTATAT GGATCGAACCATGGACGTTTGTGCAAAAGCTAGGAGAAGCCGTGTTTATTCCTGCCGGCTGTCCTCATCAAGTTCGGAATCTGAAG TCGTGCACAAAAGTGGCAGTAGACTTTGTATCACCAGAGAACATTAAAGAGTGTCTGCGTCTGACAGAGGAGTTTCGCCAACTTCCGAAGAACCATAAGGCCAGAGAGGACAAACTTGAG ATAAAGAAGATGGTGATCTATGCGATCGAGCAAGCTCTCATAGAACTTGAGACGTTACCAGAAGAGTCCAAACCAATGGCCCAATAG
- the LOC106407809 gene encoding lysine-specific demethylase JMJ25 isoform X4, whose translation MGSVSLEHYSLLMEKSLTYSWWTKKKRSFRLFKSKGSTSRRGDDEAWTSSKPAISRVYCRKRKHSVDDHDLALETNDKRSSKDVKRSDDDIMLSDWITRRRNTVENREEEVDAKSEDEDDCTILENQSSRKKFYRRQVELEEDLEWEKEVNLISKMKEASSRRRRKASNIPENDTECKERNPICHQCLKGARVTLLRCSECEDTMYCLQCTRKWYPELPEDDVVDKCPSCRKNCNCSRCLHLNGLIKTSNKELSISERRHHLQYLISLMLPFLKTISESQSEEIEIEAKVQGILPSEVDVNRAVSYCDERVYCDHCATSIVDLHRSCPKCSYELCLKCCQEIRQGSISERPEIKLHYVDKGYKYMHGLEMEPSSSSVSEEDEEAKPSPQWNAGANGSITCAPKALGGCGECTLKLQRILPRMRMSDLEQKAETLLASYIISLPRELNCKCSALETDMRRKAASRMRSSDNYLFCPDSIDVLKEEVLLHFQEHWAKGEPVIARNVLDSTPGLSWEPMVMWRALCDSSTSSSKIMSHVKAIDCLSQCEVDVNTRDFFEGYSKGRTYENFWPEMLKLKDWPPSDKFEDLLPRHCDEFISALPFQEYSDPRTGILNIAAKLPEALIKPDLGPKTYIAYGIPDELGRGDSVTKLHCDMSDAVNILTHTAEITLSQEQISAVKDIKQKHKEQNKFEERGYGVACSQEEEEMNMTEILSHEKDETGSALWDIFRREDVPKLEEYLRKHFKEFRHAYCCPVTKVYHPIHDQSCYLTVEHKRKLKAEFGIEPWTFVQKLGEAVFIPAGCPHQVRNLKSCTKVAVDFVSPENIKECLRLTEEFRQLPKNHKAREDKLEIKKMVIYAIEQALIELETLPEESKPMAQ comes from the exons ATGGGCAGTGTGAGTTTGGAGCATTACAGTCTTCTGATGGAGAAATCTCTAACTTATTCTTGGTGGaccaagaagaagagaagttttAGATTGTTCAAGTCCAAAGGTTCTACCAGTAGGAGGGGAGATGATGAGGCCTGGACGAGCTCCAAGCCTGCGATATCGAGAGTCTATTGTAGGAAAAGGAAGCATTCCGTAGACGATCACGATTTGGCGCTTGAAACCAACGACAAAAGAAGCAGCAAAGATGTGAAACGCTCTGATGATGATATCATGCTAAGTGATTGGATTACTAGGCGGAGGAACACCGTGGAAAATAgggaagaagaagttgatgCTAAAtctgaagatgaggatgattgCACAATATTAGAGAATCAGAGTTCTAGAAAAAAGTTCTACAGACGCCAGGTAGAACTTGAAGAAGACCTGGAATGGGAAAAAGAAGTTAACCTGATTTCTAAGATGAAGGAGGCATCATCCCGACGAAGAAGGAAAGCTTCCAACATTCCTGAAAATGACACA GAGTGTAAGGAACGCAATCCAATTTGCCACCAGTGCTTGAAAGGGGCAAGGGTAACTCTTCTCAGATGCAGTGAATGTGAAGACACCATGTACTGTCTTCAATGTACAAGGAAATG GTATCCAGAGTTACCTGAGGATGATGTCGTTGACAAATGCCCTTCCTGCCGCAAAAACTGTAACTGCAGCAGATGCTTGCATTTGAATGGTTTAATCAAG ACATCGAACAAGGAACTCTCAATTTCTGAAAGACGCCATCATCTCCAATACTTGATTTCACTGATGCTTCCATTTCTGAAAACAATATCTGAATCCCAGAGTGAAGAGATTGAAATTGAGGCAAAAGTTCAAG GAATACTGCCATCTGAAGTTGATGTAAATAGGGCAGTAAGCTACTGTGATGAACGTGTATACTG TGATCATTGCGCAACTTCAATCGTTGACTTGCACCGGAGCTGCCCAAAGTGCTCTTACGAGCTTTGTCTGAAATGCTGCCAAGAGATTCGCCAAGGATCGATCTCTGAACGCCCTGAAATAAAGTTACACTATGTTGACAAAGGATACAAGTATATGCATGGTCTAGAAATGGAGCCGAGCTCCTCTTCTGTATCTGAGGAGGACGAAGAAGCTAAACCATCCCCCCAGTGGAATGCTGGCGCCAACGGAAGCATCACTTGTGCACCAAAAGCACTAGGTGGTTGCGGTGAATGTACGTTGAAGCTTCAGCGAATCTTACCGCGGATGCGGATGTCAGACTTGGAACAAAAGGCTGAGACTCTCTTGGCATCGTACATTATAAGCCTCCCTAGAGAATTGAACTGTAAGTGCTCTGCCTTGGAGACAGATATGAGAAGGAAAGCAGCTTCGAGGATGAGATCAAGCGACAACTACTTGTTCTGCCCTGATTCAATTGATGTCTTGAAGGAAGAAGTGCTTCTGCATTTCCAAGAGCATTGGGCAAAAGGTGAACCGGTAATCGCCAGGAACGTTCTTGATAGCACACCTGGTTTAAGCTGGGAGCCGATGGTTATGTGGCGAGCTTTATGCGATTCATCAACATCAAGTTCTAAGATCATGTCTCACGTCAAAGCAATTGATTGTTTATCTCAGTgtgag GTGGATGTGAACACTCGTGACTTCTTTGAAGGTTACAGCAAGGGAAGAACATATGAAAACTTCTGGCCTGAGATGTTGAAGCTAAAGGACTGGCCTCCTTCCGATAAATTTGAAGATCTTTTACCTCGCCACTGTGACGAGTTCATATCCGCATTACCTTTCCAAGAATATAGCGACCCTAGAACTGGGATTCTGAACATTGCAGCAAAGCTTCCTGAAGCACTCATCAAACCGGACCTGGGTCCTAAGACTTACATTGCCTATGGGATTCCGGACGAGCTCGGTAGAGGCGATTCCGTGACCAAGCTTCACTGTGATATGTCTGATGCGGTTAATATACTGACGCATACGGCTGAGATAACGTTAAGTCAAGAACAGATATCTGCAGTTAAAGATATAAAGCAGAAACACAAGGAACAGAACAAGTTCGAAGAACGTGGCTATGGTGTTGCATGTAgccaagaggaagaagaaatgaaCATGACAGAGATTCTAAGCCATGAAAAGGATGAAACGGGAAGTGCTCTTTGGGACATATTTAGGAGAGAAGATGTTCCCAAGTTGGAAGAGTATCTGAGAAAACATTTTAAAGAGTTTAGGCACGCTTATTGTTGCCCAGTCACAAAG GTTTATCATCCGATACATGACCAATCATGCTATTTAACCGTTGAGCATAAAAGAAAACTCAAGGCGGAGTTCG GGATCGAACCATGGACGTTTGTGCAAAAGCTAGGAGAAGCCGTGTTTATTCCTGCCGGCTGTCCTCATCAAGTTCGGAATCTGAAG TCGTGCACAAAAGTGGCAGTAGACTTTGTATCACCAGAGAACATTAAAGAGTGTCTGCGTCTGACAGAGGAGTTTCGCCAACTTCCGAAGAACCATAAGGCCAGAGAGGACAAACTTGAG ATAAAGAAGATGGTGATCTATGCGATCGAGCAAGCTCTCATAGAACTTGAGACGTTACCAGAAGAGTCCAAACCAATGGCCCAATAG
- the LOC106407809 gene encoding lysine-specific demethylase JMJ25 isoform X1 yields MGSVSLEHYSLLMEKSLTYSWWTKKKRSFRLFKSKGSTSRRGDDEAWTSSKPAISRVYCRKRKHSVDDHDLALETNDKRSSKDVKRSDDDIMLSDWITRRRNTVENREEEVDAKSEDEDDCTILENQSSRKKFYRRQVELEEDLEWEKEVNLISKMKEASSRRRRKASNIPENDTECKERNPICHQCLKGARVTLLRCSECEDTMYCLQCTRKWYPELPEDDVVDKCPSCRKNCNCSRCLHLNGLIKTSNKELSISERRHHLQYLISLMLPFLKTISESQSEEIEIEAKVQGILPSEVDVNRAVSYCDERVYCDHCATSIVDLHRSCPKCSYELCLKCCQEIRQGSISERPEIKLHYVDKGYKYMHGLEMEPSSSSVSEEDEEAKPSPQWNAGANGSITCAPKALGGCGECTLKLQRILPRMRMSDLEQKAETLLASYIISLPRELNCKCSALETDMRRKAASRMRSSDNYLFCPDSIDVLKEEVLLHFQEHWAKGEPVIARNVLDSTPGLSWEPMVMWRALCDSSTSSSKIMSHVKAIDCLSQCEVDVNTRDFFEGYSKGRTYENFWPEMLKLKDWPPSDKFEDLLPRHCDEFISALPFQEYSDPRTGILNIAAKLPEALIKPDLGPKTYIAYGIPDELGRGDSVTKLHCDMSDAVNILTHTAEITLSQEQISAVKDIKQKHKEQNKFEERGYGVACSQEEEEMNMTEILSHEKDETGSALWDIFRREDVPKLEEYLRKHFKEFRHAYCCPVTKVYHPIHDQSCYLTVEHKRKLKAEFGIWIEPWTFVQKLGEAVFIPAGCPHQVRNLKSCTKVAVDFVSPENIKECLRLTEEFRQLPKNHKAREDKLEASLFSLYQLINVFFLLLLYVRVFVCLCMVDAGGV; encoded by the exons ATGGGCAGTGTGAGTTTGGAGCATTACAGTCTTCTGATGGAGAAATCTCTAACTTATTCTTGGTGGaccaagaagaagagaagttttAGATTGTTCAAGTCCAAAGGTTCTACCAGTAGGAGGGGAGATGATGAGGCCTGGACGAGCTCCAAGCCTGCGATATCGAGAGTCTATTGTAGGAAAAGGAAGCATTCCGTAGACGATCACGATTTGGCGCTTGAAACCAACGACAAAAGAAGCAGCAAAGATGTGAAACGCTCTGATGATGATATCATGCTAAGTGATTGGATTACTAGGCGGAGGAACACCGTGGAAAATAgggaagaagaagttgatgCTAAAtctgaagatgaggatgattgCACAATATTAGAGAATCAGAGTTCTAGAAAAAAGTTCTACAGACGCCAGGTAGAACTTGAAGAAGACCTGGAATGGGAAAAAGAAGTTAACCTGATTTCTAAGATGAAGGAGGCATCATCCCGACGAAGAAGGAAAGCTTCCAACATTCCTGAAAATGACACA GAGTGTAAGGAACGCAATCCAATTTGCCACCAGTGCTTGAAAGGGGCAAGGGTAACTCTTCTCAGATGCAGTGAATGTGAAGACACCATGTACTGTCTTCAATGTACAAGGAAATG GTATCCAGAGTTACCTGAGGATGATGTCGTTGACAAATGCCCTTCCTGCCGCAAAAACTGTAACTGCAGCAGATGCTTGCATTTGAATGGTTTAATCAAG ACATCGAACAAGGAACTCTCAATTTCTGAAAGACGCCATCATCTCCAATACTTGATTTCACTGATGCTTCCATTTCTGAAAACAATATCTGAATCCCAGAGTGAAGAGATTGAAATTGAGGCAAAAGTTCAAG GAATACTGCCATCTGAAGTTGATGTAAATAGGGCAGTAAGCTACTGTGATGAACGTGTATACTG TGATCATTGCGCAACTTCAATCGTTGACTTGCACCGGAGCTGCCCAAAGTGCTCTTACGAGCTTTGTCTGAAATGCTGCCAAGAGATTCGCCAAGGATCGATCTCTGAACGCCCTGAAATAAAGTTACACTATGTTGACAAAGGATACAAGTATATGCATGGTCTAGAAATGGAGCCGAGCTCCTCTTCTGTATCTGAGGAGGACGAAGAAGCTAAACCATCCCCCCAGTGGAATGCTGGCGCCAACGGAAGCATCACTTGTGCACCAAAAGCACTAGGTGGTTGCGGTGAATGTACGTTGAAGCTTCAGCGAATCTTACCGCGGATGCGGATGTCAGACTTGGAACAAAAGGCTGAGACTCTCTTGGCATCGTACATTATAAGCCTCCCTAGAGAATTGAACTGTAAGTGCTCTGCCTTGGAGACAGATATGAGAAGGAAAGCAGCTTCGAGGATGAGATCAAGCGACAACTACTTGTTCTGCCCTGATTCAATTGATGTCTTGAAGGAAGAAGTGCTTCTGCATTTCCAAGAGCATTGGGCAAAAGGTGAACCGGTAATCGCCAGGAACGTTCTTGATAGCACACCTGGTTTAAGCTGGGAGCCGATGGTTATGTGGCGAGCTTTATGCGATTCATCAACATCAAGTTCTAAGATCATGTCTCACGTCAAAGCAATTGATTGTTTATCTCAGTgtgag GTGGATGTGAACACTCGTGACTTCTTTGAAGGTTACAGCAAGGGAAGAACATATGAAAACTTCTGGCCTGAGATGTTGAAGCTAAAGGACTGGCCTCCTTCCGATAAATTTGAAGATCTTTTACCTCGCCACTGTGACGAGTTCATATCCGCATTACCTTTCCAAGAATATAGCGACCCTAGAACTGGGATTCTGAACATTGCAGCAAAGCTTCCTGAAGCACTCATCAAACCGGACCTGGGTCCTAAGACTTACATTGCCTATGGGATTCCGGACGAGCTCGGTAGAGGCGATTCCGTGACCAAGCTTCACTGTGATATGTCTGATGCGGTTAATATACTGACGCATACGGCTGAGATAACGTTAAGTCAAGAACAGATATCTGCAGTTAAAGATATAAAGCAGAAACACAAGGAACAGAACAAGTTCGAAGAACGTGGCTATGGTGTTGCATGTAgccaagaggaagaagaaatgaaCATGACAGAGATTCTAAGCCATGAAAAGGATGAAACGGGAAGTGCTCTTTGGGACATATTTAGGAGAGAAGATGTTCCCAAGTTGGAAGAGTATCTGAGAAAACATTTTAAAGAGTTTAGGCACGCTTATTGTTGCCCAGTCACAAAG GTTTATCATCCGATACATGACCAATCATGCTATTTAACCGTTGAGCATAAAAGAAAACTCAAGGCGGAGTTCGGTATAT GGATCGAACCATGGACGTTTGTGCAAAAGCTAGGAGAAGCCGTGTTTATTCCTGCCGGCTGTCCTCATCAAGTTCGGAATCTGAAG TCGTGCACAAAAGTGGCAGTAGACTTTGTATCACCAGAGAACATTAAAGAGTGTCTGCGTCTGACAGAGGAGTTTCGCCAACTTCCGAAGAACCATAAGGCCAGAGAGGACAAACTTGAGGCAAGTCTTTTCTCTCTTTACCAATTAATCAATGtcttctttttgttgttgttgtatgttcgtgtgtttgtgtgtctatGTATGGTTGATGCTGGTGGGGTTTAG
- the LOC106407809 gene encoding lysine-specific demethylase JMJ25 isoform X2: MGSVSLEHYSLLMEKSLTYSWWTKKKRSFRLFKSKGSTSRRGDDEAWTSSKPAISRVYCRKRKHSVDDHDLALETNDKRSSKDVKRSDDDIMLSDWITRRRNTVENREEEVDAKSEDEDDCTILENQSSRKKFYRRQVELEEDLEWEKEVNLISKMKEASSRRRRKASNIPENDTECKERNPICHQCLKGARVTLLRCSECEDTMYCLQCTRKWYPELPEDDVVDKCPSCRKNCNCSRCLHLNGLIKTSNKELSISERRHHLQYLISLMLPFLKTISESQSEEIEIEAKVQGILPSEVDVNRAVSYCDERVYCDHCATSIVDLHRSCPKCSYELCLKCCQEIRQGSISERPEIKLHYVDKGYKYMHGLEMEPSSSSVSEEDEEAKPSPQWNAGANGSITCAPKALGGCGECTLKLQRILPRMRMSDLEQKAETLLASYIISLPRELNCKCSALETDMRRKAASRMRSSDNYLFCPDSIDVLKEEVLLHFQEHWAKGEPVIARNVLDSTPGLSWEPMVMWRALCDSSTSSSKIMSHVKAIDCLSQCEVDVNTRDFFEGYSKGRTYENFWPEMLKLKDWPPSDKFEDLLPRHCDEFISALPFQEYSDPRTGILNIAAKLPEALIKPDLGPKTYIAYGIPDELGRGDSVTKLHCDMSDAVNILTHTAEITLSQEQISAVKDIKQKHKEQNKFEERGYGVACSQEEEEMNMTEILSHEKDETGSALWDIFRREDVPKLEEYLRKHFKEFRHAYCCPVTKVYHPIHDQSCYLTVEHKRKLKAEFGIEPWTFVQKLGEAVFIPAGCPHQVRNLKSCTKVAVDFVSPENIKECLRLTEEFRQLPKNHKAREDKLEASLFSLYQLINVFFLLLLYVRVFVCLCMVDAGGV; the protein is encoded by the exons ATGGGCAGTGTGAGTTTGGAGCATTACAGTCTTCTGATGGAGAAATCTCTAACTTATTCTTGGTGGaccaagaagaagagaagttttAGATTGTTCAAGTCCAAAGGTTCTACCAGTAGGAGGGGAGATGATGAGGCCTGGACGAGCTCCAAGCCTGCGATATCGAGAGTCTATTGTAGGAAAAGGAAGCATTCCGTAGACGATCACGATTTGGCGCTTGAAACCAACGACAAAAGAAGCAGCAAAGATGTGAAACGCTCTGATGATGATATCATGCTAAGTGATTGGATTACTAGGCGGAGGAACACCGTGGAAAATAgggaagaagaagttgatgCTAAAtctgaagatgaggatgattgCACAATATTAGAGAATCAGAGTTCTAGAAAAAAGTTCTACAGACGCCAGGTAGAACTTGAAGAAGACCTGGAATGGGAAAAAGAAGTTAACCTGATTTCTAAGATGAAGGAGGCATCATCCCGACGAAGAAGGAAAGCTTCCAACATTCCTGAAAATGACACA GAGTGTAAGGAACGCAATCCAATTTGCCACCAGTGCTTGAAAGGGGCAAGGGTAACTCTTCTCAGATGCAGTGAATGTGAAGACACCATGTACTGTCTTCAATGTACAAGGAAATG GTATCCAGAGTTACCTGAGGATGATGTCGTTGACAAATGCCCTTCCTGCCGCAAAAACTGTAACTGCAGCAGATGCTTGCATTTGAATGGTTTAATCAAG ACATCGAACAAGGAACTCTCAATTTCTGAAAGACGCCATCATCTCCAATACTTGATTTCACTGATGCTTCCATTTCTGAAAACAATATCTGAATCCCAGAGTGAAGAGATTGAAATTGAGGCAAAAGTTCAAG GAATACTGCCATCTGAAGTTGATGTAAATAGGGCAGTAAGCTACTGTGATGAACGTGTATACTG TGATCATTGCGCAACTTCAATCGTTGACTTGCACCGGAGCTGCCCAAAGTGCTCTTACGAGCTTTGTCTGAAATGCTGCCAAGAGATTCGCCAAGGATCGATCTCTGAACGCCCTGAAATAAAGTTACACTATGTTGACAAAGGATACAAGTATATGCATGGTCTAGAAATGGAGCCGAGCTCCTCTTCTGTATCTGAGGAGGACGAAGAAGCTAAACCATCCCCCCAGTGGAATGCTGGCGCCAACGGAAGCATCACTTGTGCACCAAAAGCACTAGGTGGTTGCGGTGAATGTACGTTGAAGCTTCAGCGAATCTTACCGCGGATGCGGATGTCAGACTTGGAACAAAAGGCTGAGACTCTCTTGGCATCGTACATTATAAGCCTCCCTAGAGAATTGAACTGTAAGTGCTCTGCCTTGGAGACAGATATGAGAAGGAAAGCAGCTTCGAGGATGAGATCAAGCGACAACTACTTGTTCTGCCCTGATTCAATTGATGTCTTGAAGGAAGAAGTGCTTCTGCATTTCCAAGAGCATTGGGCAAAAGGTGAACCGGTAATCGCCAGGAACGTTCTTGATAGCACACCTGGTTTAAGCTGGGAGCCGATGGTTATGTGGCGAGCTTTATGCGATTCATCAACATCAAGTTCTAAGATCATGTCTCACGTCAAAGCAATTGATTGTTTATCTCAGTgtgag GTGGATGTGAACACTCGTGACTTCTTTGAAGGTTACAGCAAGGGAAGAACATATGAAAACTTCTGGCCTGAGATGTTGAAGCTAAAGGACTGGCCTCCTTCCGATAAATTTGAAGATCTTTTACCTCGCCACTGTGACGAGTTCATATCCGCATTACCTTTCCAAGAATATAGCGACCCTAGAACTGGGATTCTGAACATTGCAGCAAAGCTTCCTGAAGCACTCATCAAACCGGACCTGGGTCCTAAGACTTACATTGCCTATGGGATTCCGGACGAGCTCGGTAGAGGCGATTCCGTGACCAAGCTTCACTGTGATATGTCTGATGCGGTTAATATACTGACGCATACGGCTGAGATAACGTTAAGTCAAGAACAGATATCTGCAGTTAAAGATATAAAGCAGAAACACAAGGAACAGAACAAGTTCGAAGAACGTGGCTATGGTGTTGCATGTAgccaagaggaagaagaaatgaaCATGACAGAGATTCTAAGCCATGAAAAGGATGAAACGGGAAGTGCTCTTTGGGACATATTTAGGAGAGAAGATGTTCCCAAGTTGGAAGAGTATCTGAGAAAACATTTTAAAGAGTTTAGGCACGCTTATTGTTGCCCAGTCACAAAG GTTTATCATCCGATACATGACCAATCATGCTATTTAACCGTTGAGCATAAAAGAAAACTCAAGGCGGAGTTCG GGATCGAACCATGGACGTTTGTGCAAAAGCTAGGAGAAGCCGTGTTTATTCCTGCCGGCTGTCCTCATCAAGTTCGGAATCTGAAG TCGTGCACAAAAGTGGCAGTAGACTTTGTATCACCAGAGAACATTAAAGAGTGTCTGCGTCTGACAGAGGAGTTTCGCCAACTTCCGAAGAACCATAAGGCCAGAGAGGACAAACTTGAGGCAAGTCTTTTCTCTCTTTACCAATTAATCAATGtcttctttttgttgttgttgtatgttcgtgtgtttgtgtgtctatGTATGGTTGATGCTGGTGGGGTTTAG